CACGATATCTTGACGTTCTAAATGGGGAGATTCAAAACCTTCGAATGGATCAAGCAGTTCGCGAAATGTCTTATCGTCTAATAATGATTTTGCTTTATCACGAGCCGTTAATTCTACAAAACTTACTTTAAGAGCTTTCACGTCCACTCACCTCCAAAGCTTGAGCCAGCCTCAAGGAAACTACTCCAGGAGTTGCCCCAAAGTCGTTCACTTGTATATTGGCCTGCGCTTCATATTGTTTACAAAACCGCTCAATCACCTTTTCCCAAGTATCATTAAACCCTGTCATCCCCGTTCTTACTTGCACTTGAATCCTAGGCTCTTCTGAAGGAGTCACAAGCACTTCTAAATCCCCAGACCCTACAACTCCGACGTGTGCTCTCTGAGCTATTGACTTATCAGCAGGATATTCAAAAAACATAGTTTCCAATGTAATCCTCCTTTATATTGTGGCCATCTTTTTTTCAATAATATTTTGATCGTTTCTTAACTGATCTAAGTATAAGACAGCCGCTAATAGATCGGCACTTCCACCTGGAGAGGCATTATGCTTTAACAGAGTTTGATTTAGTTCTTCCAATTTACTCCACCCTTCAGATGTCGATACCCCTCCACACTGTAAAACTTGCTGCGCTTTCTCCTGAATCAGGTACAAGACTGCTAAGCCACCTCGATGAATAATACATGTATCATCTAAGCAGGCAATAAGATTAACTAGAGTGTCTAATCGTGCATAATCTTCTGAAATTCCTTTTTTTCTTGATTGATAGAGCATCGGCAGTGCAACATTTATAATACGGGGAAAACCAGATACAGCTTCTCCTCTAGCTCCCTTCACTCCAAATTTTTTGTGAATTTCAGAACCGTGACTGGAAATAAGGGGAGCACGACGATCATTATAGCGAGAGATAATAGAAGCGGTTTCCACAATTTGAGGCACAGCCTCTCCAGGTTTGTTGACTGCGGTGCCTGAAGTAAGAAGCCCTAACACCCATATAGCTCCTTTGTGTGTGTTAACCCCTTTCGTTGCTTCCATCATTACCTTCTCACCTTCACGTCCGATCTCAGCAATTTCTTCACGAAGCTCTTGGCTGGGCTTTCTATTATAGGAAACTTCAGCTATTTGACTAAAAGTTTCCCTTAAAGAATGGGCTGACTTCACCATCATTGCAAAGCTCATATCAAGATGTGCTCCTTGGTCTCCTGGATCCACAAGCCCTGGTTTTGGTGTAAGCTCCGCTTCTTGAATAAGAGAATCTACAGCCCAATTACTAAGGACTTTTTTGCACTCTTTAGCGCTGCTCCAAGTCATAACGCTTCCCTCCTCCTACCAGCTTTGAAATTTTTCAGGTGGCTGATAGAGTCCTCCTGACCACTCAACTAGTTCTTCCACATTTTTAGCTGCAAGCAAAGAACGATTAGCTTCAGAACGGCGCACTCCCAGATCTTCAGGAAAAGCTACAATTCCTTTTTGACGAAGTTTGGCTGTACTCTTTGGTGAATAATTTATCCCTACTGGAGTTACTCCTGCTATGGCAGCTAGAGCTTCTCGTCTTTCTTCTAAACTATTAGCTTTATACAAATAGGCGACACCCT
This window of the Halobacillus sp. Marseille-Q1614 genome carries:
- a CDS encoding malonate decarboxylase subunit delta → METMFFEYPADKSIAQRAHVGVVGSGDLEVLVTPSEEPRIQVQVRTGMTGFNDTWEKVIERFCKQYEAQANIQVNDFGATPGVVSLRLAQALEVSGRESS
- a CDS encoding triphosphoribosyl-dephospho-CoA synthase, with the protein product MTWSSAKECKKVLSNWAVDSLIQEAELTPKPGLVDPGDQGAHLDMSFAMMVKSAHSLRETFSQIAEVSYNRKPSQELREEIAEIGREGEKVMMEATKGVNTHKGAIWVLGLLTSGTAVNKPGEAVPQIVETASIISRYNDRRAPLISSHGSEIHKKFGVKGARGEAVSGFPRIINVALPMLYQSRKKGISEDYARLDTLVNLIACLDDTCIIHRGGLAVLYLIQEKAQQVLQCGGVSTSEGWSKLEELNQTLLKHNASPGGSADLLAAVLYLDQLRNDQNIIEKKMATI